The genomic stretch GATATTGTTTTAGGTGGTGATAATGCTATTGTCATTGCATTAGCATGTAGAAAATTACCATATAAACAGCGTAACATAGCGATCATTTTCGGTAGTATAACCGCAATTGTTTTACGAATCATTTTAACAATTGGTGCAATTTATGTTTTAAAGGTTCCTTTTCTACATTTAATCGGCGGAATATTACTTTTGTACATAGCATGCAAACTAATTATCCAGGAAGAGGACAATCTTTCTTCCATAAAGGAAAACTATACCGTTTTCCATGCAATCCGTACAATTGTATTTGCTGACCTTGTTATGGGGATCGATAACGTATTAGCAATTGCAGGGGCATCAAATGGAAAGCCTTCATTAGTAATTATAGGTCTTTCGATTTCGATTCCAATTATTATCTGGGGAAGCAAGGTTGTTTTATGGTTTTTAGAACGATATCCTGTCCTT from Arthrobacter citreus encodes the following:
- a CDS encoding TerC family protein; the encoded protein is MDLGYIWSFLMIVIIDIVLGGDNAIVIALACRKLPYKQRNIAIIFGSITAIVLRIILTIGAIYVLKVPFLHLIGGILLLYIACKLIIQEEDNLSSIKENYTVFHAIRTIVFADLVMGIDNVLAIAGASNGKPSLVIIGLSISIPIIIWGSKVVLWFLERYPVLSFVGASVLSITASKMLIDEPAINAYINGRNDMELIVSSSCVIFTIIIGYYFNNIRYRKRTS